A genome region from Candidatus Binatia bacterium includes the following:
- a CDS encoding dienelactone hydrolase family protein, producing MRYDPFARGGFPVGVRTVEVTDPNRSRHLPVEVWYPADASLAGKDTCEESMDHYDLLPGFPPLKQACVRDAKPSTNSGRCPIVMFSHGFGGHRRQSTFFCTHLASHGYTVAAVDHTGNTVIDMAQMTLQVMMGEPMPDPIPMVADLIVQRPVDISFVLDRLLAGDLGSDCASLDADRIGMAGHSFGGWTTLRVAHLDHRIRAALPMAPAGGKSPLPAEILREALDFSWGRDVPTLFLVADKDTLLPLEGMHELLAETRGTKRMIVLENADHMHFCDEVESVHEMFRTMPPPGPFAEIAKNLPAASELAPGIHAYDFSRSLGLAHMDASLRGNEEAASFLSSDLPSVFAARGIRVSVA from the coding sequence ATGAGATACGACCCGTTCGCTCGCGGCGGTTTTCCCGTCGGCGTCCGCACCGTCGAGGTGACGGACCCCAACCGCTCGCGCCATCTTCCCGTCGAGGTGTGGTACCCCGCCGATGCATCGCTTGCCGGCAAGGACACCTGCGAAGAGTCGATGGATCACTACGACCTGCTTCCCGGTTTCCCGCCGCTCAAGCAGGCCTGCGTGCGCGACGCGAAACCATCGACCAACAGCGGGCGCTGCCCCATCGTCATGTTCTCGCACGGCTTCGGCGGGCATCGCCGCCAGTCGACGTTCTTCTGCACCCACCTTGCGAGTCACGGCTATACCGTCGCGGCGGTCGACCACACGGGGAACACCGTGATCGACATGGCCCAGATGACGCTGCAGGTGATGATGGGCGAGCCGATGCCGGATCCGATCCCGATGGTGGCCGACCTGATCGTCCAGCGTCCCGTGGACATCAGCTTCGTGCTCGATCGCCTGCTGGCCGGCGATCTCGGCTCGGATTGCGCCTCGCTCGACGCCGACCGCATCGGCATGGCCGGTCACAGTTTCGGAGGGTGGACGACGTTGCGCGTGGCGCACCTCGACCACCGCATACGCGCGGCGCTGCCGATGGCGCCGGCGGGCGGCAAGAGCCCGCTGCCCGCCGAGATCCTGCGTGAAGCGCTCGATTTTTCGTGGGGACGCGACGTTCCCACCCTGTTTCTCGTCGCCGACAAGGACACGCTGCTTCCTCTCGAAGGCATGCACGAGCTTCTCGCCGAGACGCGCGGCACCAAGCGCATGATCGTGCTCGAGAATGCCGACCACATGCACTTCTGCGACGAGGTCGAGTCGGTGCACGAGATGTTCCGCACGATGCCGCCGCCGGGGCCGTTTGCCGAAATCGCGAAGAACCTGCCGGCTGCCAGCGAACTGGCGCCGGGCATTCACGCTTACGATTTCTCGCGCTCGCTCGGGCTCGCGCACATGGATGCGTCCCTTCGTGGAAACGAAGAGGCCGCGTCGTTCCTGTCTTCCGACTTACCGTCGGTCTTCGCTGCTCGCGGCATCCGCGTCAGCGTGGCCTGA
- a CDS encoding acyl-CoA dehydrogenase family protein — MDFASSEDVDAIRVEAERLAAQFDDDYWRARDAAKQFPWEFYNAFAAGGWLGILVPAEYGGAGLGVMAAGTLLHAVAASAGAMNAASTLHLSIFGMGPVIHHGSEALKRRVLPRTASGDLHVSFGVTEDDAGTDTSRIRTFAERRGDDWVVNGKKIWNTKAQQAEKILLLARTTPREQCARPLDGMTLFLADLDRSCCEIREIAKLGRNAVNSNEVFIRDLVVSGDDVVGEVGRGFYHLLDGINPERIVIAAEAVGIGRRAIDCAVHYARERVVFGRPIGQNQAIAHPLADSHSELEAADLLWKKAAWAYDRGEAAGALANMAKFRAAEASFRACDRALQTFGGFGYASEYNVERYWRESRLMRIAPISQEMALNYISEHVLSLPKSY, encoded by the coding sequence ATGGATTTTGCTTCTAGCGAAGATGTCGATGCGATTCGCGTCGAGGCCGAGCGACTGGCGGCGCAGTTCGACGACGATTACTGGCGCGCACGGGACGCCGCGAAGCAGTTTCCGTGGGAGTTCTACAACGCGTTTGCCGCCGGGGGCTGGCTCGGGATCCTGGTTCCTGCCGAATACGGCGGCGCCGGGCTCGGCGTCATGGCAGCCGGCACCTTGCTGCACGCCGTGGCGGCCAGCGCCGGCGCGATGAATGCGGCCTCCACGCTGCATCTTTCGATTTTCGGCATGGGACCGGTGATCCATCACGGCTCGGAAGCGCTCAAGCGCCGCGTGCTGCCGCGCACGGCCTCGGGTGATCTGCACGTTTCATTCGGCGTCACCGAGGACGATGCGGGCACGGACACCTCGCGCATCCGCACGTTCGCCGAGAGACGCGGGGACGACTGGGTCGTCAACGGAAAGAAAATCTGGAACACCAAGGCGCAGCAGGCCGAGAAGATCCTGCTGCTGGCGCGCACGACGCCGCGCGAGCAGTGCGCCCGTCCGCTGGACGGGATGACGCTGTTTCTTGCGGACCTGGACCGCAGCTGCTGCGAGATTCGCGAGATCGCCAAGCTCGGTCGCAACGCGGTCAACTCCAACGAAGTGTTCATCCGCGATCTCGTGGTCTCGGGGGACGACGTCGTTGGTGAAGTCGGGCGCGGGTTTTATCATCTGCTCGACGGGATCAATCCCGAGCGCATCGTGATTGCGGCCGAGGCGGTCGGCATCGGCCGGCGCGCGATCGACTGCGCAGTGCACTATGCGCGCGAGCGCGTCGTCTTCGGGCGGCCGATCGGGCAGAACCAGGCGATCGCGCATCCGCTCGCCGACTCGCACTCGGAGCTCGAGGCGGCCGACCTGCTGTGGAAGAAGGCAGCGTGGGCCTACGATCGAGGCGAGGCCGCGGGCGCTCTGGCGAACATGGCCAAGTTTCGCGCCGCCGAGGCCTCGTTCCGCGCCTGCGACCGCGCGCTGCAGACTTTCGGCGGCTTCGGCTACGCCAGCGAATACAACGTCGAGCGCTACTGGCGCGAGTCCCGCCTGATGCGCATCGCCCCGATCTCCCAGGAAATGGCGCTGAACTACATCAGCGAGCACGTCCTCTCCCTCCCGAAAAGTTATTAA
- a CDS encoding transposase has translation MSRAKRVTPAKCLFHVLNRANGNFKLFESERCYRQFLAIFEEARRRHQTQLLAYCLMPNHWHMLLSPQVDGDLSPFVKRFSFRAARRWHYNHGTIGRGHLYQGRFRSFVIVDDAHLITVCRYIEANPLRAGLVVRAEDWKWSSAGAHMSASEGGSPRARGALRLDALPVSLPADWRAFVNAPTSATETEGIRDAIRGERAARLRPRADEDGDQAEPMLAADDG, from the coding sequence ATGTCCAGAGCGAAGCGCGTTACGCCCGCCAAGTGCCTCTTCCACGTGCTGAACCGTGCGAACGGCAATTTCAAGCTGTTCGAGTCGGAGCGATGCTATCGCCAATTCCTGGCGATTTTCGAGGAGGCCCGCCGCCGGCACCAGACGCAGCTGCTCGCGTACTGCCTGATGCCGAATCACTGGCACATGCTTCTCAGCCCCCAGGTCGACGGCGACCTCTCGCCATTCGTGAAGCGATTCTCATTCCGGGCGGCACGGCGCTGGCACTACAATCACGGTACGATCGGGCGCGGCCATCTGTACCAGGGACGGTTTCGCAGCTTCGTCATCGTGGACGATGCACACCTGATCACGGTGTGCCGGTACATCGAGGCGAATCCGCTTCGAGCGGGGCTCGTTGTGCGCGCCGAAGATTGGAAGTGGTCGAGCGCGGGCGCTCATATGTCGGCTTCGGAAGGGGGCAGTCCGCGCGCGCGGGGTGCTCTTCGACTCGACGCTCTCCCGGTCTCGCTGCCCGCCGACTGGCGTGCGTTCGTCAATGCGCCGACTTCGGCGACCGAGACCGAGGGGATACGCGATGCGATTCGGGGCGAACGGGCGGCGCGGCTGCGGCCGCGCGCGGACGAAGACGGCGATCAAGCGGAACCCATGCTTGCGGCCGATGACGGTTGA
- a CDS encoding NUDIX hydrolase codes for MPDPIPVVPDPMTDVEYPGAPRVAVGAVVMRDGRVLVVERGKAPAEGVWALPGGSVELGETLGQAAEREVLEETGVVVRAGDVIYTFDAVVRDDDGRVRFHYVILDLACEYVQGEANAGGDARSARFVTPQEFRELRSSRATVDLLRRTTTFFGNDQAREQLDSQPGRK; via the coding sequence GTGCCTGACCCCATTCCTGTGGTGCCTGACCCCATGACAGATGTGGAATATCCGGGGGCGCCTCGGGTGGCGGTGGGGGCGGTGGTGATGCGGGACGGGCGGGTGCTCGTCGTGGAGCGGGGCAAGGCTCCGGCGGAAGGCGTGTGGGCTCTGCCGGGCGGCAGCGTTGAGCTGGGTGAGACGCTGGGGCAGGCGGCGGAGCGCGAGGTGCTCGAGGAGACCGGCGTCGTCGTGCGCGCGGGCGACGTCATCTACACGTTCGATGCGGTCGTGCGCGACGACGACGGACGTGTGCGATTCCACTATGTGATCCTCGACCTCGCATGTGAATACGTCCAAGGCGAGGCCAACGCGGGCGGCGACGCTCGCAGCGCGCGATTCGTGACGCCGCAGGAGTTTCGCGAGCTTCGCAGCAGCCGCGCCACCGTGGACCTGTTGAGGCGGACGACGACGTTTTTCGGCAACGATCAGGCCAGAGAGCAACTCGACAGCCAGCCCGGTCGCAAGTAG
- a CDS encoding DolP-mannose mannosyltransferase, with product MKTLAMLALGAIAVASVFAYGVRGRPLYADDQLYYFISERSASGVPPHVSETEIKTQLSTLIYGASIAAGRTLGFDDVLSGRAAGVAAAALTTMLSYALALELTQSALAAVVAGIAALAIHGVFVEAATGFQPKLVMLPFLLLAQLWCARRRWLLCGIAAMCTFLCWQPGAVVLCACTAAVLIDRRSTWKSVAQLAAGAALALACFEAWFAWHGAIAAQVRQEFLLAFGADHKPIDWAESAWFYLTEAEGYEDTPHVLPTVFAIAAALLWIGILARPRRAMEIAREKPGLVAFWIAIHLGTAFTFYDHQAHPDMLLVQPYFVVGWGIAFGWVTALLWRSRAGRVAALAIVAIVAWWTHREVSADIARAASGRNLLPVQYEQARLVSLYYDHRGSVWALGPVHLLALLHQDNWAPVGDLGREGIDMATWRPLRRGRMPEIILLSRGFRPGNWLQSEYVDITPKLLAVERIRVFSRRIGGETGFDAGVAPRPFASPAMRPGFGPTAATVAAQNETPKPGPAVVPATPMPLPLPKKK from the coding sequence GTGAAAACACTGGCGATGCTGGCTCTCGGCGCGATCGCCGTCGCGTCTGTCTTCGCTTACGGCGTGCGCGGAAGGCCGCTCTACGCCGACGATCAACTCTACTATTTCATTTCCGAGCGCTCGGCCTCCGGGGTGCCTCCGCACGTCTCGGAGACGGAGATCAAGACCCAGCTCTCGACGCTGATCTACGGCGCGTCGATCGCGGCCGGCAGGACGCTCGGCTTCGACGACGTTTTGTCGGGACGAGCCGCCGGAGTCGCGGCCGCCGCGCTCACGACGATGTTGTCGTATGCGCTCGCACTCGAGCTGACGCAGAGCGCCCTTGCAGCCGTCGTCGCCGGAATTGCCGCACTGGCGATCCACGGGGTGTTCGTCGAGGCCGCCACCGGATTCCAGCCCAAGCTCGTGATGCTGCCGTTCCTTCTGCTCGCGCAGCTGTGGTGTGCCAGGCGCCGCTGGCTCCTGTGCGGGATCGCGGCGATGTGCACGTTTCTCTGCTGGCAGCCCGGCGCGGTCGTGCTCTGCGCGTGCACCGCCGCGGTGCTCATCGACCGGCGCTCGACGTGGAAATCGGTCGCACAGCTGGCGGCCGGCGCTGCGCTGGCGCTCGCGTGCTTCGAAGCGTGGTTCGCGTGGCACGGTGCCATCGCCGCGCAGGTGCGCCAGGAGTTCCTGCTCGCATTCGGCGCCGACCACAAGCCGATCGACTGGGCCGAGAGCGCGTGGTTCTACCTGACCGAAGCCGAGGGCTACGAAGACACGCCGCACGTGCTTCCCACGGTGTTCGCGATCGCCGCTGCGCTGCTGTGGATCGGCATTCTCGCAAGGCCGCGCCGCGCGATGGAAATTGCGCGCGAAAAGCCGGGCCTCGTCGCGTTCTGGATCGCGATCCACCTCGGCACGGCCTTCACGTTCTACGACCACCAGGCGCATCCCGACATGCTGCTGGTGCAACCGTATTTCGTCGTCGGCTGGGGGATCGCATTCGGCTGGGTCACCGCGTTGCTGTGGCGCAGTCGTGCTGGCCGCGTCGCCGCGCTGGCGATCGTCGCGATCGTTGCATGGTGGACGCATCGGGAAGTATCGGCCGACATCGCGAGAGCCGCGTCGGGCCGCAACCTCTTGCCGGTGCAGTACGAGCAGGCGCGCCTGGTCAGCCTGTATTACGACCACCGCGGCAGCGTCTGGGCACTCGGCCCCGTGCACCTGCTCGCGCTGCTGCACCAGGACAACTGGGCCCCGGTCGGAGACCTCGGCCGCGAAGGAATCGACATGGCCACGTGGCGTCCGCTGCGACGCGGCCGGATGCCCGAGATCATCCTGCTCAGCCGCGGCTTCCGGCCAGGCAACTGGCTGCAGAGCGAGTACGTCGACATCACGCCGAAACTGCTCGCGGTCGAACGTATCCGCGTGTTCTCGCGACGCATCGGCGGCGAGACGGGGTTCGACGCAGGCGTGGCGCCGCGGCCGTTCGCGTCGCCGGCGATGCGACCCGGATTCGGCCCGACAGCGGCGACGGTGGCCGCGCAAAACGAGACCCCGAAGCCGGGGCCTGCGGTCGTCCCGGCCACGCCGATGCCGTTGCCGTTGCCGAAGAAAAAGTGA
- a CDS encoding ankyrin repeat domain-containing protein codes for MSLRTCARIRSTHAAAVAVVLLLAVAADSLADPGSDSGETAAQAVIEAAQLADAGRLAALLAAGASADTRTARGATALQAAAGAASDACVRLLVEHGATLDAPGDQNITALASAARQGNVQVVATLLDAGANIDAAATPERTAMALAAGHGQVAVVKLLLERGSHALDSKDTRKGVFASLVDAAPPELLSLLVSSIAASLAEDEKARAFAETVASQTPVLSQRLVAALGKNADAGRFADYLLVSGTRHGRNALVVLALRHGADVNFDDGGPSRPLAIAMQSGEQRSVSVLVSAGADPASAGVDPSLLERMAGDALRDRRMLALLERAHAIDARDAEGRTLLFLAAELGREFLVAALLAQHADPGAVAGRQNGGGEGWTPLMIAAAGGHDEVVRELTGAGAAVDQRNARGRTALMWSVLYARDASTAALLAAGADPDATDVLGLTPRTLAPQVGDQAATSLLQNVPRRARPAEGAPAGGASR; via the coding sequence GTGAGCCTGCGCACGTGCGCCCGCATTCGATCGACACACGCCGCGGCCGTTGCCGTCGTCCTTCTGCTCGCGGTCGCGGCGGATTCTCTCGCCGACCCCGGGTCCGATTCCGGCGAAACCGCCGCGCAGGCCGTGATCGAGGCTGCGCAGCTCGCGGATGCAGGGCGACTTGCCGCGCTGCTGGCCGCCGGAGCGTCGGCCGACACCCGCACCGCCCGCGGCGCAACGGCACTGCAGGCTGCGGCCGGTGCCGCATCGGATGCGTGCGTCCGGCTGCTCGTCGAGCACGGCGCAACGCTGGATGCTCCCGGCGATCAGAACATCACGGCGCTCGCATCGGCCGCGCGCCAGGGAAACGTGCAGGTCGTGGCGACGCTGCTCGATGCCGGCGCGAACATCGACGCCGCAGCGACTCCCGAGCGCACCGCGATGGCCCTGGCCGCCGGACACGGCCAGGTCGCGGTCGTGAAGCTTCTGCTCGAGCGCGGCTCGCACGCGCTCGACTCGAAGGACACGCGCAAAGGCGTCTTCGCCTCGCTCGTCGATGCCGCGCCGCCGGAGCTGCTCTCGCTCCTGGTGTCGTCGATTGCTGCGTCGCTGGCCGAAGACGAAAAGGCGCGCGCATTTGCAGAGACCGTCGCAAGCCAGACGCCGGTGCTCTCGCAACGGCTGGTCGCAGCGCTCGGAAAAAACGCCGACGCGGGCCGTTTTGCCGATTATCTCCTGGTCTCGGGGACCCGGCACGGCCGCAATGCCCTGGTCGTGCTCGCGCTCCGCCATGGAGCCGACGTCAATTTCGACGACGGCGGCCCGAGCCGGCCGCTGGCGATCGCAATGCAGTCCGGGGAACAGCGGTCGGTATCGGTGCTGGTCTCTGCGGGAGCCGATCCCGCCAGTGCCGGCGTCGATCCGTCGCTGCTCGAGAGGATGGCCGGCGATGCTCTTCGCGACCGTCGCATGCTGGCGCTTCTCGAGCGCGCGCATGCCATCGACGCGCGCGACGCCGAAGGCAGGACGCTGCTGTTCCTCGCAGCCGAGCTGGGCCGCGAGTTCCTGGTCGCGGCACTTCTGGCACAGCACGCCGATCCCGGTGCCGTGGCCGGTCGCCAAAATGGCGGCGGCGAGGGCTGGACTCCGCTGATGATCGCCGCTGCCGGTGGCCACGACGAGGTGGTCCGCGAGCTCACGGGCGCCGGCGCGGCCGTCGACCAGCGCAACGCACGCGGCCGCACCGCACTGATGTGGTCGGTGCTCTACGCGCGCGACGCAAGTACGGCCGCATTGCTGGCCGCCGGCGCCGATCCCGATGCGACGGACGTCCTCGGACTGACTCCACGAACGCTCGCGCCGCAAGTGGGCGACCAGGCGGCAACGTCGCTTCTTCAGAACGTCCCGCGACGAGCACGCCCGGCCGAGGGCGCGCCGGCCGGCGGAGCCAGCCGGTGA
- a CDS encoding four-helix bundle copper-binding protein, with protein MDAEFRTCIDACNECAIVSEQCVSTFVHEAIDAKMGRCIALCRDCATIARAAAALMARHSELATEACHLCAQYCRTCADECRRQDATLCQRCAEACDRCASECELVAAPSGAALRSATSR; from the coding sequence ATGGACGCAGAATTCCGCACCTGCATCGACGCCTGCAACGAATGCGCGATCGTGTCCGAGCAGTGCGTGAGCACGTTCGTGCACGAGGCGATCGATGCAAAAATGGGCCGCTGCATTGCGCTGTGTCGCGACTGCGCGACCATCGCGCGCGCGGCGGCGGCGCTGATGGCGAGGCATTCCGAGCTGGCGACCGAAGCGTGTCACCTGTGCGCGCAGTACTGCCGCACCTGCGCCGACGAATGCCGGCGCCAGGACGCAACGCTGTGCCAGCGCTGCGCCGAGGCCTGCGACCGCTGTGCCAGTGAATGCGAGCTCGTAGCCGCGCCGTCGGGCGCGGCGCTCAGGTCTGCAACTTCCCGATGA